The following proteins are encoded in a genomic region of Mycolicibacterium confluentis:
- a CDS encoding alpha-ketoacid dehydrogenase subunit beta — protein sequence MTLTTMAEALNAALRDALTDDDSVVVFGEDVGRLGGVFRVTDGLAETFGANRCFDTPLAESGIIGFAVGMAMGGYRPVVEMQFDAFAYPAFEQIASHVAKMRNRTRGVLSAPLVIRVPYAGGIGGVEHHCDSSEAYYAHTPGLKVVTPATVADAYGLLRAAIEDPDPVVFLEPKRLYFSRADVELHRGPRIGRAQVLRSGADVTVVAYGPTVEPALQAAAAAAEDGRDIEVIDLRSIVPFDDETVTASVRRTGRCVIVQEAQGFAGVGAEIAARVQERCFHHLAAPVLRVTGYDIPFPPPRLERWHLPTSDRILDAVDRLQWDDQPDDRWVVGA from the coding sequence ATGACCCTGACCACCATGGCGGAGGCACTCAACGCCGCACTGCGCGACGCGCTGACCGACGACGATTCGGTGGTGGTGTTCGGCGAAGACGTCGGTAGGCTCGGCGGAGTCTTCCGGGTCACCGACGGACTCGCCGAGACATTCGGTGCGAATCGATGTTTCGACACTCCGCTCGCCGAATCCGGAATCATCGGATTTGCGGTGGGAATGGCGATGGGCGGCTACCGCCCGGTCGTCGAGATGCAGTTCGACGCCTTCGCCTACCCGGCGTTCGAGCAGATTGCGTCCCACGTGGCCAAGATGCGCAATCGCACCCGCGGTGTGTTGTCGGCGCCGCTGGTGATCCGGGTGCCCTACGCGGGCGGCATCGGCGGGGTGGAGCATCACTGCGACTCCAGTGAGGCCTACTACGCCCACACCCCGGGCCTGAAGGTCGTCACCCCAGCCACCGTCGCGGACGCCTACGGCCTGCTGCGCGCGGCGATCGAAGACCCCGATCCCGTCGTCTTCCTCGAACCCAAGCGGCTGTACTTCTCGCGGGCCGACGTCGAGCTGCACCGCGGCCCGCGAATCGGTCGGGCTCAGGTGCTGCGGTCCGGCGCGGACGTGACCGTGGTGGCCTACGGCCCGACGGTGGAACCGGCGTTGCAGGCCGCCGCCGCGGCGGCCGAGGACGGCCGCGACATCGAGGTGATCGACCTGAGATCGATCGTGCCCTTCGACGACGAGACCGTCACCGCGTCGGTCCGCAGGACCGGCCGCTGCGTGATCGTCCAGGAGGCACAGGGTTTCGCGGGGGTCGGCGCCGAGATCGCCGCCAGAGTGCAGGAGCGGTGCTTTCACCACCTGGCCGCTCCCGTCCTCCGAGTGACCGGGTACGACATCCCCTTTCCGCCACCACGGCTCGAGCGATGGCACCTGCCCACCAGCGACCGAATCCTCGACGCGGTCGACCGTCTGCAGTGGGATGACCAGCCTGACGACCGCTGGGTGGTCGGCGCATGA
- a CDS encoding Glu/Leu/Phe/Val dehydrogenase dimerization domain-containing protein, translated as MDTADGLRWAGELTLTRHDPDTGATFIIRVDSVRHGRSAGGTRAARYDSLTDALRDAARLAEAMSLKMAVSNLPMGGGKSVIALPAPRRDLDESTWRHILRLHAENIDRLNGTYWTGPDVNTNSSDMDTLSETTKFVFGRSPGRGGAGSSAHNTAVGVFEAMKATARFAGLGELDGLTVLIQGLGAVGGRLAMLAADAGAHLLVADVNADRLRWAQEFGCRPVDPDAVTSAPCDILAPCALGGLIDDAVAQRLPAAAVVGAANNILAGEHAGEILHERGVLYAPDFVSNAGGAYHLVGHEVLGWDADTVADHTADIGQTLTEVYEISSAGAVPTDAAARDLARRRAEAQP; from the coding sequence ATGGATACCGCTGACGGCCTGCGCTGGGCTGGGGAACTCACGCTGACCCGCCACGACCCGGACACCGGCGCGACCTTCATCATTCGAGTCGACTCGGTCCGGCACGGACGGTCCGCGGGCGGCACCCGGGCCGCCCGATACGACTCGCTCACCGACGCTCTGCGGGATGCGGCCCGGCTGGCCGAGGCGATGTCGTTGAAGATGGCCGTCAGCAACCTGCCGATGGGCGGCGGGAAATCTGTCATCGCGCTCCCGGCCCCCCGCCGGGATCTCGACGAATCCACCTGGCGGCACATCCTGCGCCTGCACGCCGAGAACATCGACAGGCTCAACGGCACGTACTGGACCGGGCCCGACGTCAACACGAACTCGTCCGACATGGACACCCTCAGCGAAACAACGAAGTTCGTCTTCGGCAGGTCCCCCGGCAGGGGTGGCGCGGGCTCCAGCGCACACAACACCGCAGTCGGCGTCTTCGAAGCGATGAAGGCCACCGCGCGCTTCGCCGGACTCGGCGAGCTCGACGGGCTGACCGTGCTGATCCAGGGCCTCGGTGCGGTGGGCGGTCGCCTCGCGATGCTGGCGGCCGACGCCGGCGCGCACCTGCTGGTGGCCGACGTCAACGCCGACCGCCTGCGGTGGGCGCAGGAGTTCGGCTGCCGCCCTGTCGATCCCGACGCGGTCACCAGTGCACCGTGCGACATCCTGGCACCCTGCGCGCTGGGCGGTCTGATCGACGACGCCGTGGCACAGCGACTGCCGGCGGCTGCGGTGGTGGGGGCGGCCAACAACATCCTCGCCGGGGAACACGCGGGAGAGATCCTGCACGAGCGCGGAGTTCTCTACGCCCCCGACTTCGTCAGCAACGCCGGCGGGGCGTACCACCTCGTCGGCCACGAGGTGCTCGGCTGGGACGCCGACACGGTGGCCGACCACACCGCCGATATCGGTCAGACGTTGACCGAGGTCTACGAGATCAGCTCCGCCGGGGCGGTTCCCACCGACGCGGCGGCTCGCGATCTGGCCCGGCGCCGCGCCGAGGCGCAGCCCTGA
- a CDS encoding thioesterase family protein yields MAQGPWGNTVSGHILGGLAGWAVEQACPDPGLQPARLTVDMLRPTLMQPLRVRTEVRREGRRIKVVDTDITQNDQIVCRATSVFLRRGEHPEDQIWSPAAAVPPVPTEPPTIPQHMPFELWAYGIDTLHGSLGGTRQEWQQAHSRKYAWVREVRPLIAGHPLTPFTRVALAADVTSALTHWSTGGLRYINADFTLSLSRLPDGDFVGLASDGHNGAEGVASGSATLFDQRGPIGHCIAIALAQPADAFRPPNHIGLS; encoded by the coding sequence ATGGCGCAGGGGCCGTGGGGAAACACGGTCAGCGGGCACATTCTGGGCGGTCTCGCCGGGTGGGCCGTGGAGCAGGCCTGCCCAGATCCCGGCCTGCAGCCGGCCCGGCTGACAGTCGACATGCTGCGCCCGACGCTCATGCAACCGCTGCGCGTGCGCACCGAGGTCCGCCGTGAGGGCCGGCGCATCAAGGTCGTCGACACCGACATCACCCAGAACGATCAGATCGTCTGCCGCGCGACCTCGGTGTTCCTGCGCCGCGGTGAGCATCCCGAGGACCAGATCTGGTCACCTGCGGCGGCTGTTCCACCGGTCCCCACTGAGCCGCCGACGATTCCCCAGCACATGCCGTTCGAGCTGTGGGCTTACGGGATCGACACCCTGCACGGCTCGCTGGGCGGTACGCGCCAGGAGTGGCAGCAGGCACACAGTCGCAAGTACGCCTGGGTGCGGGAAGTGCGGCCGCTCATCGCGGGCCATCCGCTGACGCCATTCACCCGCGTCGCTCTGGCCGCCGATGTCACCAGCGCGTTGACGCACTGGAGCACCGGCGGTCTGCGCTACATCAACGCCGACTTCACGCTGTCGCTGAGCCGCCTGCCCGACGGGGATTTCGTCGGCCTGGCATCGGATGGGCACAACGGTGCCGAGGGCGTGGCATCCGGATCGGCGACGCTGTTCGACCAGCGCGGTCCGATCGGCCACTGCATCGCGATCGCCCTGGCCCAACCCGCCGACGCGTTCCGGCCGCCGAACCACATCGGGCTGAGCTGA
- a CDS encoding thiamine pyrophosphate-dependent dehydrogenase E1 component subunit alpha: protein MTVAEPADVTLYQTFLPADSAVQYLDPEGQPVVSGARYRRPDGRRLLAMYRNMVLGRRFDEQASALTKQGRLAVYPSSRGQEACQIAAAMCLRDEDWLFPTYRDSMALAARGIDPVDVLRSLAGDWHCCFDPVRNHTAPQATPLATQLLHATGLAHALDRRSAGAAVLALCGDGATSEGDFHEALNFAAVFHAPVIFLVQNNGFAISVPLSRQSVAPSLAHKGVGYGVGSEQVDGNDPVAMLAVLDAAREHVLAGNGPVIIEAHTYRVSGHTNADDPRRYRTDEEVTEWIARDPLRRLEIHLRTEGLLDDAYAAAVTTEAEELATAIRDGMNRDRPVDVDDLFRHVYAQPTSQLLEQREQARADSHLDHSEDHR from the coding sequence GTGACTGTCGCCGAACCGGCCGACGTAACGCTGTATCAGACTTTTCTTCCCGCCGACTCAGCCGTGCAGTACCTCGACCCCGAGGGTCAGCCCGTGGTCAGCGGTGCCCGCTATCGGCGGCCCGACGGCCGGCGACTGCTGGCCATGTATCGCAACATGGTGCTCGGACGTCGGTTCGACGAGCAGGCGTCGGCCTTGACCAAACAGGGCAGGCTTGCGGTGTATCCGTCGTCGCGCGGCCAGGAGGCCTGCCAGATCGCCGCAGCGATGTGCCTTCGCGACGAGGACTGGCTGTTTCCCACCTACCGCGACTCCATGGCCCTGGCGGCCCGCGGCATCGACCCGGTTGACGTCCTGAGATCGCTTGCCGGCGACTGGCATTGCTGCTTCGATCCGGTCCGGAATCACACCGCGCCACAGGCCACGCCGTTGGCGACCCAACTGTTGCACGCCACGGGCCTGGCCCACGCCCTGGATCGCAGATCCGCCGGGGCGGCGGTGCTGGCGCTGTGCGGTGACGGCGCCACCAGCGAAGGCGACTTCCATGAAGCGCTCAACTTTGCCGCGGTGTTTCACGCGCCGGTGATCTTCCTGGTCCAGAACAACGGCTTCGCCATCAGCGTGCCCCTGTCGCGTCAGTCCGTCGCCCCGTCGTTGGCGCACAAAGGTGTCGGCTACGGCGTCGGCAGCGAGCAGGTCGACGGCAACGATCCGGTCGCCATGCTCGCGGTCCTCGACGCCGCCCGAGAGCACGTGCTGGCCGGCAACGGTCCAGTCATCATCGAGGCGCACACCTATCGAGTGTCGGGCCACACCAATGCCGACGACCCGCGGCGCTACCGCACCGACGAGGAGGTGACCGAGTGGATCGCGCGAGATCCGCTGCGCCGACTAGAGATCCACCTGCGCACCGAAGGCCTGCTGGACGATGCCTACGCCGCCGCGGTGACAACCGAGGCCGAGGAGCTCGCCACTGCGATCCGCGACGGGATGAACCGGGATCGCCCCGTCGACGTCGACGACCTGTTCCGACATGTCTACGCCCAGCCCACCAGCCAGCTTCTCGAGCAGCGGGAGCAGGCCCGCGCCGACTCGCATCTCGACCACTCGGAGGATCACCGATGA
- a CDS encoding Lrp/AsnC family transcriptional regulator, whose product MDETHVKLDDVDRRLIRELVRDGRQSMLALAQRAHVSRTHVYARIERLEKAGVIEGFTARINMEKAGFATSALIALTILQDSWRGLSEQLKTLRHVERFTLVGGDFDVLVVVRAPDNKTLRDVVLEQIHGLPGIRSSRTWLVFEEWNDQRCEWL is encoded by the coding sequence ATGGATGAGACCCACGTCAAACTCGACGACGTCGACCGCAGGCTGATCCGTGAACTCGTCCGGGACGGCCGACAGTCGATGCTGGCGCTGGCACAGCGCGCGCACGTCTCGCGGACGCATGTCTACGCGCGTATCGAGCGCCTGGAGAAGGCCGGTGTGATCGAGGGATTCACCGCCCGGATCAACATGGAGAAGGCCGGATTCGCCACCTCGGCCCTGATCGCGCTGACCATCCTGCAGGACTCGTGGCGCGGCCTGTCCGAGCAGTTGAAGACGTTGCGTCATGTCGAGCGGTTCACCCTGGTGGGGGGCGACTTCGACGTCCTGGTGGTGGTGCGGGCTCCCGACAACAAGACGCTGCGGGACGTGGTGCTCGAACAGATCCACGGCCTGCCGGGCATCCGTTCCAGCCGCACGTGGTTGGTGTTCGAGGAGTGGAACGACCAGCGCTGCGAATGGTTGTGA
- a CDS encoding cytochrome P450, whose amino-acid sequence MTTEPTTGVYYDPFDFDIDDDPYPVWQRLRTESPLYFNDKYGFYALSRYDDVARALPDWQTYRSGRGTTADILFAGIEVPPGILLFEDPPLHDLHRRLLSKVFTPRRMLAVEDMVRDFCSGALDPLRDSDGFDFVADLGAFMPMRTIGYLLGIPEEGQKQIRDRTDQNITVGASDGTPKDISPTIFQDSIAMFAEYIEWRATHPSDDLMTDLLNARVEEPDGSVRPLERTEVLAYTAMIAGAGNETTARLIGFMGQLLAENPDQRREIVVDPALIPGAVEETLRYQAPSPVKARYVAQDVELYGQTVTEGSYMLLLNGSANRDEAHFVDPDRFDIHRRGGHLSFGQGLHFCLGSALARLEARIAFEEVVKRWTDWEVDYDNVAMAHTSSVRGWARLPVRFT is encoded by the coding sequence GTGACCACTGAACCCACCACCGGGGTGTACTACGACCCGTTCGACTTCGACATCGACGACGACCCGTACCCGGTGTGGCAGCGCCTGCGCACCGAGTCCCCGCTGTATTTCAACGACAAGTACGGCTTCTATGCGCTGAGCAGGTACGACGACGTCGCACGGGCGCTGCCGGACTGGCAGACCTATCGGTCCGGCCGGGGCACCACCGCCGACATCCTGTTCGCCGGGATCGAGGTGCCGCCGGGCATTCTCCTATTCGAGGATCCGCCGCTGCACGACCTGCATCGTCGCCTGCTGTCCAAGGTGTTCACGCCCCGCCGGATGCTGGCCGTCGAGGACATGGTGCGCGACTTCTGTTCCGGCGCATTGGATCCCCTACGGGACTCCGACGGGTTCGACTTCGTCGCGGACCTCGGGGCGTTCATGCCGATGCGGACCATCGGCTACCTGCTGGGCATTCCGGAGGAGGGGCAGAAACAGATCCGCGACCGCACGGACCAGAACATCACGGTCGGTGCGTCCGACGGCACACCGAAGGACATCAGTCCGACGATCTTCCAGGACTCGATCGCGATGTTCGCCGAGTACATCGAATGGCGCGCGACGCATCCCTCCGACGACCTGATGACCGATCTCCTCAATGCCCGTGTCGAGGAACCGGACGGCTCAGTGCGTCCCCTGGAGCGCACCGAGGTCCTCGCCTACACCGCGATGATCGCCGGGGCGGGCAACGAGACCACGGCTCGGTTGATCGGGTTCATGGGCCAACTCCTCGCCGAGAATCCCGATCAGAGACGCGAGATCGTCGTCGATCCCGCGCTGATTCCCGGGGCGGTCGAGGAGACGCTGCGTTACCAGGCGCCGTCCCCCGTGAAGGCCCGCTATGTCGCACAGGACGTCGAACTGTACGGGCAGACCGTGACGGAGGGCTCATACATGTTGTTGCTCAATGGCTCGGCGAACCGCGACGAGGCGCATTTCGTCGACCCCGACCGCTTCGACATCCATCGCAGGGGCGGACATCTGAGCTTCGGACAGGGCCTGCACTTCTGTCTGGGCTCGGCCCTTGCTCGCCTGGAGGCGCGGATCGCGTTCGAAGAGGTGGTCAAGCGCTGGACCGACTGGGAGGTCGACTACGACAACGTCGCCATGGCGCACACGTCGAGTGTCCGTGGATGGGCAAGGCTCCCAGTCAGATTCACCTGA
- a CDS encoding TetR/AcrR family transcriptional regulator, protein MPQRSPAVRRPRGEPRRLLLDAARTLFARQDYRSTTTREIAEAAGVTEHLLFRHFGSKAGLFREALVLPFTEFVDEFGRTWQSVVPEETAEEDLAGQFVGRLYDILVEHRGLLVTLVAADALSAEETADAGIAEIARALTTLGEISAQGMRLRGIPAESPDLPAHSTVAMIVGMAALQSTFFGPEPPPRDAIVDELVQASLHGFLHRNE, encoded by the coding sequence GTGCCCCAGCGATCACCGGCCGTGCGTCGGCCCCGTGGCGAGCCACGCAGGCTGCTGCTCGACGCCGCCCGCACCCTGTTCGCGCGGCAGGACTACCGAAGCACCACCACGCGTGAGATCGCCGAGGCCGCGGGTGTCACCGAGCACCTGTTGTTCCGCCATTTCGGTTCCAAGGCCGGCCTGTTCCGGGAAGCGCTGGTCCTGCCCTTCACCGAATTCGTCGACGAGTTCGGCCGGACCTGGCAGTCGGTGGTTCCCGAAGAGACGGCCGAAGAGGATCTCGCGGGTCAGTTCGTCGGCAGGCTCTACGACATCCTCGTCGAGCACCGTGGTCTCCTGGTGACGCTCGTCGCCGCCGACGCACTCAGCGCCGAGGAGACCGCCGACGCAGGCATCGCCGAAATCGCCCGGGCCCTGACCACACTCGGCGAGATCAGCGCTCAGGGCATGCGCCTGCGCGGGATTCCGGCGGAGTCACCCGATCTGCCCGCACACTCGACGGTGGCGATGATCGTCGGCATGGCCGCGCTGCAGTCGACCTTCTTCGGGCCGGAGCCGCCGCCGCGGGACGCCATCGTCGACGAACTCGTCCAGGCCTCGCTGCACGGTTTCCTGCACCGCAACGAGTAA
- a CDS encoding dihydrolipoamide acetyltransferase family protein, with the protein MSDQTFVLPDLGEGLTDAVIADWLVAVGDTVTIDQPVVEVETAKASVEVPVPFSGTVVELHGDPGATLAVGAPLISVRPDEFAQHRNEERAGSGNVLIGYGTSVEDQPRRRRRRAPAPGSGTAAKVISPIVRGLALRNGVDLTTLSPSGTGGTITRADVERAIATPAPAPAHEHRIPVTGIRKAIADKLGTSRREIPDATTWVDADATGLLEARRQLGGRQSVSLLALLARLSIAALRQFPELNASFDADRQEILRHSHIHLGVAVQSPRGLVVPVLRHADALDTVTLSEKLAEATTSAREGRLTPAQMSGGTVTLNNYGVFGVDGSAAIINHPEAAILGVGRIIDRPWVVDGEVVVRKLTQLSLSFDHRVCDGGSAGGFLRLFADYVENPVAALGRL; encoded by the coding sequence ATGAGCGATCAGACATTCGTGCTGCCAGACCTCGGCGAGGGGCTGACCGACGCGGTGATCGCCGACTGGCTGGTCGCCGTCGGCGACACGGTCACGATCGACCAACCGGTGGTGGAGGTCGAAACCGCCAAGGCCTCGGTTGAGGTGCCGGTCCCTTTCTCCGGCACTGTCGTCGAACTCCACGGAGATCCCGGCGCCACGCTGGCCGTCGGTGCGCCGCTGATCAGCGTGCGCCCCGATGAGTTCGCCCAACACCGCAACGAAGAGCGGGCCGGATCGGGCAACGTGCTGATCGGCTACGGGACCAGCGTCGAGGACCAGCCCCGTCGCCGGCGGCGCCGCGCACCGGCACCGGGCAGCGGCACAGCCGCCAAGGTCATCTCACCGATCGTGCGCGGGCTGGCACTGCGCAACGGCGTGGACCTGACGACGCTATCCCCGAGCGGCACTGGGGGGACCATCACCCGCGCCGACGTCGAGCGGGCGATCGCGACTCCGGCACCGGCTCCCGCGCACGAGCACCGCATCCCGGTCACCGGAATCCGCAAGGCCATCGCCGACAAGCTTGGCACCAGTCGCCGCGAGATCCCCGACGCCACCACCTGGGTCGACGCGGATGCAACCGGGCTGCTCGAGGCCAGGCGGCAGCTCGGCGGAAGGCAATCGGTCAGCCTGTTGGCGCTGCTGGCCCGGCTGAGCATCGCGGCACTGCGGCAGTTCCCCGAACTGAACGCATCCTTCGATGCCGACCGGCAGGAGATCTTGCGGCACAGCCACATCCACCTCGGTGTGGCGGTTCAGTCGCCGCGCGGGCTGGTGGTCCCGGTGCTGCGGCACGCCGACGCACTCGACACCGTGACGCTCTCGGAGAAGCTGGCCGAGGCCACCACCTCAGCACGCGAGGGCAGGCTCACCCCGGCCCAGATGTCCGGCGGCACTGTGACGTTGAACAACTACGGCGTGTTCGGTGTCGATGGATCTGCGGCGATCATCAACCACCCGGAGGCGGCCATCCTGGGTGTCGGCCGCATCATCGACCGGCCCTGGGTCGTGGACGGCGAAGTCGTCGTGCGCAAGCTCACCCAGTTGTCGCTGAGCTTCGACCACCGCGTCTGTGACGGCGGATCGGCTGGCGGGTTCCTGCGCCTGTTCGCCGACTATGTGGAGAACCCCGTGGCGGCGTTGGGCCGGCTGTGA
- a CDS encoding metal-dependent hydrolase family protein: MTNRLVVRGGHVFDPVGGTAAPADVLIEGDRIIDVGIDLDADTAVDATDHLVVPGFIDTHVHVMLDDVDTMRLIQTPFSLRFFQAARNLQLTLRAGITTVRDAAGADLGVKQAVTTGLVDGPDMQIAIGMLSQTGGHADEWLPSGECVHALWPPHPGRPPTVVDGVDEMRRAVRELVRAGADVLKVATTGGVISPRSDPRRAQLCDEELAVLMSEARAAHVHVMAHAQGAQGVKNAIRAGVRSIEHGVYLDDEAVDMMVQNRTWLVPTLSAPHAILRQSETSGGIPENMRQKAIAAIEAHEASVRLAHSAGVPIAMGTDAGISRHGENLRELELMHRLGISAVDTLRAAMTSAADLLDIASDVGELAPGKLANMVLLAGSEVSVEGLPERVRTVIRRGVKVR; this comes from the coding sequence ATGACCAATCGGCTGGTGGTCCGCGGCGGCCACGTCTTCGACCCCGTCGGCGGCACTGCCGCACCGGCGGACGTCCTGATCGAAGGCGACCGAATCATCGACGTCGGCATCGACCTGGATGCCGACACCGCGGTCGACGCCACTGACCACCTGGTCGTGCCGGGCTTCATCGACACTCACGTGCACGTCATGCTCGACGACGTCGACACCATGCGGCTTATCCAGACTCCGTTCTCCCTGAGGTTCTTTCAGGCGGCCCGCAACCTGCAGCTGACGCTGCGCGCCGGCATCACCACCGTCCGCGACGCCGCGGGTGCCGACCTCGGTGTCAAGCAGGCCGTCACCACCGGCCTCGTCGACGGACCTGATATGCAGATCGCCATCGGCATGCTGAGCCAAACCGGCGGACACGCCGACGAATGGCTGCCCTCGGGCGAATGCGTGCACGCGTTGTGGCCCCCGCATCCAGGCCGGCCCCCGACCGTGGTCGACGGCGTCGACGAGATGCGCAGGGCGGTACGTGAACTCGTGCGGGCCGGAGCCGACGTGCTGAAGGTCGCGACCACCGGGGGCGTGATCAGTCCGCGCAGTGACCCACGGCGCGCACAGCTGTGCGACGAGGAACTCGCGGTGCTGATGTCCGAAGCGCGGGCCGCCCACGTCCACGTCATGGCCCATGCCCAGGGCGCCCAGGGCGTCAAGAACGCGATCCGCGCGGGGGTGCGCTCGATTGAGCACGGCGTGTACCTCGACGATGAGGCCGTGGACATGATGGTGCAGAACCGGACGTGGCTGGTGCCGACGCTGTCCGCACCGCACGCCATCCTGCGCCAGTCTGAGACCTCCGGCGGAATTCCAGAGAACATGCGGCAGAAGGCGATCGCCGCGATCGAGGCCCATGAGGCATCCGTGCGACTGGCTCACTCAGCCGGAGTGCCCATCGCCATGGGCACCGACGCGGGCATCTCCCGCCACGGCGAGAACCTGCGCGAACTGGAGTTGATGCATCGGCTGGGGATCTCGGCGGTCGATACGCTGCGCGCCGCGATGACCTCGGCCGCCGACCTGCTCGACATCGCCTCCGACGTCGGCGAGCTGGCACCGGGCAAGCTGGCGAACATGGTGCTGCTGGCGGGTTCGGAGGTCTCGGTGGAAGGGCTGCCCGAACGGGTTCGCACGGTCATCCGGCGCGGTGTGAAGGTCCGGTAG
- the lpdA gene encoding dihydrolipoyl dehydrogenase: protein MTTQKNSDVLILGGGPAGYSCALRASQLGLSVTLIEADRLGGTCLHRGCIPTKALLHTAEVADTTRAAVDVGVRARFDGVDMAAAQAYKNAVVTRLHRGLEGLVTSRKVTVVTGTGRYLGGRRVEVDGAVLSGDAVVLATGSTPRQVPELAFGGRILRSDEALELTDVPRTALVVGGGVIGVEFASLWTSLGSSVTVVESLPRLLAGEDAWASDILQRTLRGRGVTVRTGITITGATQTEDGVTVGTEDGDTMTAEVVLVAAGREPRSQALAEAGIAVHRGFVRVDARLESNHPGVYAIGDLVAGHQLAHRGFAHGIFVAEVIAGRDPVPVTEHLIPRITYSHPEVASVGLTETAARAEYGEVTTTVYGLSGNGRSQILRTSGGIKVIRRGPADADGPVVGIHCVGDRVGELIGEAQLIVGWEATPADVRPHLHAHPTQNEALGEALLAMSGAPLHTHS from the coding sequence GTGACGACGCAGAAGAACAGCGATGTGCTGATCCTCGGCGGCGGGCCGGCCGGGTACTCGTGCGCACTGCGGGCCAGTCAACTCGGCCTGTCCGTGACACTCATCGAAGCCGACCGACTCGGTGGGACCTGCCTGCATCGCGGCTGCATCCCGACGAAAGCACTGCTGCACACCGCGGAGGTCGCCGACACCACCCGCGCCGCAGTCGACGTCGGTGTCCGGGCCCGCTTCGACGGCGTCGACATGGCCGCTGCGCAGGCCTACAAGAACGCAGTGGTCACCCGACTGCACCGCGGGCTGGAAGGCCTGGTGACCAGCCGGAAGGTCACTGTGGTGACCGGCACCGGGCGCTATCTCGGCGGTCGCCGTGTGGAGGTGGACGGCGCCGTCCTCTCCGGCGACGCCGTGGTGCTGGCGACCGGTTCCACACCGCGCCAGGTGCCGGAGCTCGCGTTCGGTGGCCGGATCCTTCGCAGCGACGAGGCGCTGGAGCTGACCGATGTGCCCCGCACTGCCCTGGTGGTGGGTGGTGGAGTCATCGGCGTCGAGTTCGCCAGCCTGTGGACATCGCTGGGTTCATCGGTGACCGTCGTCGAATCCCTGCCACGGCTGCTGGCCGGGGAGGACGCCTGGGCATCCGACATCCTGCAGCGAACGCTGCGTGGTCGCGGAGTGACCGTCAGGACCGGCATCACCATCACCGGTGCGACCCAGACCGAGGACGGCGTGACGGTGGGCACCGAGGACGGCGACACGATGACGGCGGAGGTGGTGTTGGTCGCCGCCGGCCGGGAGCCGAGGTCACAGGCGCTCGCGGAGGCGGGCATCGCAGTACATCGGGGGTTCGTCCGCGTCGACGCCAGGCTTGAGAGCAACCACCCGGGGGTCTACGCCATCGGAGATCTGGTGGCGGGCCACCAGCTCGCGCACCGCGGCTTCGCGCACGGCATCTTCGTTGCGGAAGTGATCGCCGGACGCGACCCCGTGCCGGTGACCGAACATCTCATCCCCCGGATCACCTACTCGCATCCCGAGGTGGCCTCCGTCGGGCTGACCGAAACCGCGGCCCGCGCCGAGTACGGCGAAGTCACCACGACCGTGTACGGCCTCAGCGGCAACGGTCGCAGCCAGATCCTGCGAACCTCCGGCGGCATCAAGGTCATTCGACGCGGGCCCGCGGACGCGGATGGTCCCGTGGTGGGAATCCACTGCGTCGGCGACCGGGTCGGCGAACTCATCGGCGAAGCCCAGCTGATCGTCGGCTGGGAGGCGACTCCGGCGGACGTGCGTCCGCACCTGCACGCCCATCCCACTCAGAACGAGGCGCTCGGCGAAGCCCTGCTGGCGATGTCGGGTGCACCCTTGCACACACACTCCTGA
- a CDS encoding YdeI/OmpD-associated family protein, with product MSPQRVSGGVVHDLPKDLRAALAANATALAAWNDITPLARNEFICWVEDAKQPTTRERRIRRTQEELEEGKRRPCCWPGCAHRERTGRP from the coding sequence ATGAGCCCTCAACGCGTCTCGGGCGGAGTGGTGCACGACCTGCCCAAGGACCTCCGGGCGGCCTTGGCCGCGAACGCGACCGCGCTCGCGGCCTGGAACGACATCACGCCGCTGGCCCGGAACGAGTTCATCTGCTGGGTCGAGGATGCCAAGCAGCCGACCACACGCGAGCGCCGCATCCGCCGGACTCAGGAGGAGTTGGAGGAGGGGAAGCGGCGGCCCTGCTGCTGGCCCGGCTGTGCGCACCGGGAACGCACCGGCAGGCCTTAG